GACAGACCAGGTGGATGCGCTGACCACGCTCTCGACCGACCCGATGAAATACCTCGTCACGCCGCGGCTGCTGGCGGCGACGCTGGCCATGCCGCTGCTGGTGATCGTGGCGAACATCCTGGGCGTGCTGGGCGGCTTCCTGATCGGCACGGTGAAGCTCGGCTTCGTCGCGCAGACCTATCTCGACAACACCTGGGACGTGCTGGAGGTGATGGACGTGGTCAGCGGCCTGGTGAAGGCCGCCGTCTTCGGCTTCATCATCGCGCTGATGGGCAGCTGGTGCGGCTACAACAGCAAGGGCGGCGCGCAGGGCGTGGGCCAGGCGACGACGGCGGCGGTGGTGGCCTCCTCCATCCTCATCCTCGCGCTGGACTATGTGATCACCGAGGCGTTCTTCTCGCGATGAGCACCTCCACCACCCCCAAGATCCGGCTGCGCGGGCTGCAGAAATCCTTCGGGCCGAAGCGCGTGCTGGATGGCGTGGACCTCGATGTCCGCGCGGGCCATTCCATGGTGCTGCTGGGCGGTTCGGGCTCCGGCAAGTCGGTCACCATCAAGTGCATCCTCGGCCTCGTCACGCCCGATGAGGGGCTGATCGAGGTGGACGGGCAGGACATCTCGAAGCTCTCGCGGCGGGACCGGACGGCGCTGCGGGACCGCATCGGCATGCTGTTCCAGAATGGCGCGCTGTTCGACAGCCTGCCGGTCTGGGAGAATGTCTGCTTCAAGCTGCTGGCGCAGAAGCGCATCACCCGTGCGGCCGCGCGCGACAAGGCGGCCGAGGTGCTGGCCCAGGTGGGCCTTGCCGCCAGCGTGGGCGACCTCTCGCCGGCCGAGCTTTCGGGCGGCATGCAGAAGCGCGTGGCGCTGGCCCGCGCGGTGGCCTCGGCCCCCGACATCATCTTCTTCGACGAGCCCACCACCGGCCTCGATCCCATCATGGGCGCGGTGATTGACGGCCTGATCGTGGATTGCGTGGAGCGGCTGGGCGCCACCGCCTTCTCCATCACGCATGACATGGCGAGCGCGCGCCGCATCGGCGATGACGCGGCGATGATCCACAAGGGAAGGATCGTCTGGACCGGCAGCGCCGAGAAGCTTGGCGAGACGGGCAATGCCATGGTGGACCAGTTCGCGCGCGGCGAGCGCGAGGGGCCGATCCAGATGGAATTGCGCAAGTAGGGCTACCGCCTCAGGAGGCGCGCGCCGCCTCGATGATCTCGCGGAAGAGGCGGGCCGGCAGGGTGCCGCCGCGCACGTCATCCATCCCCGTATTGTCGTCATTGCCGAGCCAGACGCCGATGACGAGCGGGCCCGAGGGCAGTTGCACGAAGCCCATGAACCAGGCATCGCGATAGTCCTGCGTCGTGCCGGTCTTGCCGCCGGTGACCAGGCCCGGCATGGCGGCGGCGCGGCCGGTGCCGTTGCGGACCACGCTCACCATCATGTTCCGCATGCGCTCGGCGGCCTCGGCGCTGATGACCTGGGCGGGCTCGGTGCGGGGCACGGGAAGCGCGCGGCCCTCCGCCTCGACGCGCTGCATGCCGTAGGGGGTGATGCGCCGCCCGCCATTGACCATCGCGGCATAGCCGGCGGCGAGGTCGATCAGCTTCACCTCGCCCGTGCCGAGCGCGATGGAGGCATCGCGCGGGAAGCGGCCATTCACGCCGAGGCGCATGGCGACATCGGCCACCCCGCGCGGCCCGCCGCCCATCTGCATGACGCGCACGGCCGAGGTGTTGACCGAATGGGCGAAGGCCTCATCCAGCGTGATCGAGCCGCGCGTGCGCCAATGTCCGTTGGACGGCGACCAGCGGCCCATCTGCAGCGGCCCGTCGCTCACCTGGTCGAAGGGGGATGCGCCGTGCTCCAGCGCCGCCAGATAGACCATCGCCTTGAAGGTGGAGCCCGGCTGGCGGCGCGCATCGGTCGCGCGGTTGAAGGGGCTGCGGCGGAAGTCGCGCCCGCCCGCCATGGCGCGCACCGCGCCCGTATTGGCATCGAGCACGACAACGGCGCCCTGCCCCACCCGCGCCTCGCGCCCCGCCTGGTCGAGCAGCGCGGCCAGGCGGGATTCCACCGCATTCTGCCAGCGCGGATCAAGCGTGGTGCGGATGACGAGGTCGGCGCTGCCGGGGAAGGCGCTGGGGATGTCCTCGAAGATCCAGTCGGCGAACCAGCCGCCGTTGCGCGAGGGGCGCGGCGGGATGGTCATCTCCTGCACGGCGCGCTCCATCTGCTCCGCCGTGATGGCGCCGGTGGCGACCATGGCGGCCAGCACGTCCCGCGCGCGGGCCATGGCGCCGTCGGGGTTGGCGCGCGGGCTGTAGCGCGAGGGCGCCTGCGGCAGGCCGGCCAGGATGGCGGCCTGGGGCAGCGTGAGCCGCCGCGCCGAGACGCCGAAATAGAGCCGCGCGGCCGCATCCACCCCATAGGCGCCGCCGCCGAGATAGACGCGGTTCAGGTAGATCTCGAGCAGCTGGTCCTTCGTGAAGCGGTTCTCGAGCCAGAGTGCCATCAGCGCTTCCTGCACCTTGCGCCGCGTGCTGCGGGCCGGGCTGAGGAAGAGATTCTTGGCCAGCTGCTGGGTGAGCGTGGAGCCGCCCTGCACCACCTCGCCCGCGTTCCAATTGGCATAGGCGGCACGGGCCAGGCCGATCACGTCCAGGCCGAAATGCTGGTGGAAGCGGCGATCCTCGATGGCGAGCAGGGCGGCGGGCAGGTGCGGCGGCAGGTCGCGCAGGCGCAGCGTCTCGCCATAGAGATCGCCCTGGGTGCCGAGCAGCCCGCCCTCGGCCGTCTGCAGGGTGACGCTGGGGCGGCGCTGATGCGTCAGCGCCGTATCGGCGCGGGGCATGTCATGCGTGAACCAGATCAGCAGCGCGCCGGCCGCGAGCAGGCCCCAGATGAGCAGGATGATGGCCGCCCGGAGCAGCATCCCGCCCAGGCTGCGGCGGCGCTTCGACGGCGCGGCGGCGCGCCCGCTGGATTTTGGCCCGCTCGGGGGGGACCGTGGTTCGACCCGGGGGGAGGGCCGGCTGGCAGGGGCCGGGGTTCGCAGCCTTGCGGCCGCCACTCTCGGCATGGCGAGGCTTTAGCATGGCGGGCGGGCCGGTGCATCAGGGAGTTTGGGGCGGGCCCTCCCCGCTTGACCCGCGCCCCCCGTCCCGCCATCTCCATCCCGTCGCAGCGTCCGGAGCATCCGGCCGCACAGCGGCCGGCGCGCCGCGCCCGCCCTCCCCGCCCGCCGCACCCCATGCGGCGCGAAGGCAAGGCGGCGGAGCCGCCGCCCGCCGTCTGAGGGCAGATAAAGATGAACTGGATTTCCGAGTGGGCGCTGCCCAAGATCAAGACGCTCTTCGGCACCTCGCGCGAGATGCCGGACAATCTCTGGCACCAGTGCCCGAGCTGCCAGAAGATGATCTTCCAGACGGACCTGGAGAAGAACCTCCGCGTCTGCACCCATTGCGGCCACCACATGCGCCTCTCGGCCAAGCAGCGGCTCGACGCCACGCTGGATGAGGGCTGGCAGAAGATCGAGCTGCCCAAGGCGCCGGCCGATCCGCTGCGCTTCCGCGACCAGCGCCGCTATTCCGAACGCCTGCGCGATGCCCAGACCAAGTCCGGCATGGATGACGCGGTGGTGGTGGGCCATGGGCAGATCGAGGGCCAGCGCGCCGTCGTCGCCGTCTTCGAATTCGCCTTCATGGGCGGCTCCATGGGCGCCGGCGTGGGCGAGGCCATCGTCACCGCCGCGCGGCTGGCCGTGCTGCAGGATGCGCCGCTGATCGTCTTCGCCAGCTCCGGCGGCGCACGCATGCAGGAGGGCGCCGTCAGCCTCATGCAGATGCCGCGCACCGTGATCGCAACGCAGATGGTGAAGGATGCGGGCCTGCCCTTCATCGTCGTGCTGTGCGACCCGACGACGGGCGGCGTCACCGCCAGCTTCGCCATGCTGGGCGACATCCAGATCGCCGAGCCGGGTGCCCTCATCGGCTTCGCCGGGGCGCGCGTGATCGAGCAGACGGTGCGCGAGAAGCTGCCCGAGGGCTTCCAGCGCGCCGAATACCTGCTGGAGCACGGCATCCTCGACATGGTGGTGAAGCGCGCCGAGATGCGCGAGACGCTGGCGCGCGTCATCCGCCTGCTGCGCGCCGCCGAGGAAGCGCCGGCCGCCGCATGACCGGCGCAACAGCGGGCCGTTCGGAGGCCATCATCGAGCGGATGCACGCGCTGCATCCGAAGCTGATCGATTTGAGCCTGGGGCGTCTCGAAGCCCTGCTCGGCAAACTCGGCCATCCGGAGCGGCGGCTGCCGCCCGTGGTGCATGTGGCCGGCACCAACGGCAAGGGCAGCACCTGCGCCTTCCTGCGCGCCATCGGCGAGGCGGCCGGGCAGCGCGTGCATGTCTACACCTCGCCGCACCTGGTCCGCTTCCATGAGCGCATCCGCCTCGCCGGCGAACTGGTCGGCGAGGAGGCGCTGAGCGACGCGCTCGAGGAGGTGGAGCGGGTGAATGGCGAGACGCCGATCACCGTCTTCGAGATCACCACCGCCGTCGCCTTGCTGCTGTTCAGCCGCGTCCCGGCCGACCTGCTGGTGCTGGAGGTGGGGCTCGGCGGGCGCTTCGACGCGACCAATGTCATCGCCGCCCCGGCGGCCACGGCGATCGCCAGCATCTCCATGGACCACATGGATTTCCTGGGCGACACGATCGGCAAGATCGCCTTCGAGAAGGCCGGAATCATCAAGCCCGGCGTGCCCTGCGCCACCGGGCGGCAGCAGGATGAGGCGCTCTCGGTCATCGCCGCCCGCGCGGCCGAACTGGGCGCGCCGCTGCTGGCGCGGGATGCGGCCTGGCGGATGGAGCGCGAGGGCACGGGGCATCGCTTCACCGATGGCCAGGGCACGATCCTCCTGCCCGAGCTCGGGCTGCGCGGCGCGCACCAGCCGGACAATGCCGGCATCGCCATCGCCGCGCTCCGTGCCTGGAAACCGGCCTGGCTGAGCGAGGACGCCATCATCCGCGGCGCGGCGGCGGCCGAATGGCCGGCACGCATGCAGCGGCTGCGCGGGCGCCTCGCCCCGCCCGCCCCCTGGGAGCTCTGGCTGGATGGCGGGCACAATGCCGGCGCCGGCCAGGCCCTGGCGGCGACGCTCACGGAATTCCGGGATCGCCCGCTGCACCTCGTCATCGGCATGAAGCAGGGCAAGACGGCGGCGGGCTTCATGGCGCCCATCCTGCCGCTCGCCAGCAGCGTCACGGCCGTGGCCGAGCCCGGGCAGCACCTGGCGATGACGGTGGACGACATCGTCGCGGCGAGCGGCGGCGTGGCCAAGCCGGGGCCGGATGTGCGGGCGGCGCTCACGCGGATCCTGGCGGAGGAAGCGCCGGGGCGCGTGCTGATCTGCGGCAGCCTCTACCTCGCGGGTGAGGTGCTGAAGCTGGACGCCGCCGCTACTTGATCTCTTCGTCCGGCAGGACGCCAAAGATCTCGCCGCGCTTGATGAAGCCGCGGCGATCCTGCACCTGCACCTCGCACCAGTCGCTGCCGGCCTCGCAGCCGCGGATGCGGCCGATCACGCCGGGCTTGAGGCGGGCGACGGGGGCGGCGGAATCCTCGGCGCGGCGGCGCAGCGGGATCTCGGCGCTGGGCTCGCCACGCACGATGAAGGTGCGGCGCCCGGGCTGGAGGTTGGAGGCGGCGAGCCAGCCTTCCGCCCCATCGGGGTCGCGGATGCGGCGCCACTGGTCATGCTCGCGGATGATCTGCACGGGCAGGTCGGCCCGCTGGTAGCGCCATTCGACCGGGAAGCGGCGGTCGGGGCCGACGCGCAGGTTCACGTCATTGGAACGCAGCGCCGCGAAGCGCGGCATGGGCAGGCCGGTGACGCTGCCGATGGGCGGAATGGGCTCGGGCGGCGGCGGGGCGGCGGGCTGCGGGGGGGCCGCGGCGGCGGCTCCGGCGGCGGCGGCGGCCGCGGCAGCCGCTGCCGCGGCGGCGCGGCGCTGCTGGGCCTGCTGACGCTGCTGGGCGGCGGTGGGCGGCTGGCGCTGCGCGGTGTTGGGCCGGGCAGCCGTTCCGCCCTGGGCGGGGCGGGCCTGGGGCGGGCGGGCCGACTGGCCCTGCGCCGGGCGCTGCGCCTGACCCTGGGCCGGGCGCGCGGCGGGGCGCGGCGTGGTGCCGCTGGCCGAGGATGTGGAGGATGCGGCGGGTGCCGTGGCCGGGCGCGGCGGCGGCACGCTGCCCTGCCCGCCCAGGCTCGATTGCGCGGCCGCCCCGCCCGCGAGGGCGAGGACGCAAAACGCAGCGAGGGTGAGGCGAGCATGCATCGCCCCTCTGGATGCCAAGCCCCGCCGCGCCGGGTCAAGCGTCACAGGGAAATCACCTGCCCGCCGCCGACAGCGCCGAGGAAGGTGACGATGCCGGCCAGCTCCGTGCCCGGGGCCAATTCCTCGCCTTCCAGCCCCTCGGCCTTCAGCCCCGCCTCGCAGGCGATGCGGCGGATCTCCAGCGCACGGGCGGCCTCCATCAGGGTCGTGATGGTGGCGACGCCGGCGCGGGCCAGCTCGGCCTCGCGCGGGTCATGTTCAAGCGGGGCGGCCTTGAGCAGCAGCCGGCAGCCGCCATTCGTGGCGAAGAGCGTGACCGGCCGGCCGAGCGCGGCGGCGGCGGTGGCCAGCATCAGCGCGTAATGCGCCCGCTCATGCCCGCCCGAGATGAGCAGCAGGCCGAGCGCGTTCATGGCCCATGCGCCGAGAGGTCATGGATGGAGGCGTGCTCGCCACAGAGCGCGCAGGCGGGGTCGCGCCGCAGCTTCACGGTGCGGAAGCGCGCATCCAGCGCGTCCCAGAGCAGCAGGCGGCCGGACATGTCCTCGCCAATTCCGAGAATGACCTTGAGAACCTCGGTCGCCTGGAGCGTGCCCATCACGCCGACGACGGCGCCGAGCACGCCCGCCTGGGAGCAGGTGGGGACCAGCCCCTCGGGCGGCATTTCGGGGTTGAGGCAACGGTGGCAGGGGTGGGGGGCGCCCTCATGCGCGCGGAAGACGGAAAGCTGGCCCTCGAAGCGCAGCACGGCGGCGCTGACCAGGGGCTTGCCCAGCAGGTGGCAGGCATCGCCCAGCAGGAAGCGCGTCGGGAAATTGTCGGTGCCGTCGCAGATCACGTCGTATTGAGGGATCAGTTCCTCGGCCGCCGCGCGGTCCATGCGGCGGGTGTGGAGTTCAAGCCGGACTTCGGGGTTCAGGCCGCGCAGCGCCTCGGCGGCGCTGTCAGTCTTGTGCTGGCCGATCCGCGCCGTGCTGTGCGCCACCTGGCGCTGGAGGTTCGACAGCTCCAGGTGGTCGTGATCCACGAGGCCGATGGTGCCCACGCCGGCGGCCGCCAGATAGAGCGCGAGTGGCGAGCCAAGGCCGCCCGCGCCCACCACCAGCACGCGCGCCTGGCGCAGCCGCGCCTGGCCGATCGCGCCCACTTCCTTCAGCAGGATGTGGCGGGAGTAGCGGTGCAGCTCGTCTTCGGTGAAATCGAGATCCATGGGCGGCATATGGGGTGGCGGGGGCCGGAAGGGGAAGCCCCGGCCCTTCCCTAGAGCAGCGCCTCGATCTCGCGCTTCAGCGCCTCGGGCTTGGTGGTGGGGGCGTGCCGGGAGACGACGTTGCCCTGCTTGTCCACCAGGAACTTGGTGAAGTTCCACTTGATGCCGTCGCCCAGGATCCCGCCCTTCTGCTTCTTCAGGAAGCTGTAGAGCGGGTGCGCCTCGGCCCCGTTCACCGCGATCTTGGAGAAGATGGGGAAGGTCACGCGGTAGCTGGTGTCGCAGAAGCTCGCGATCTCGGCATCGGTGCCCGGCTCCTGCGCGCCGAACTGGTTGCAGGGGAAGGCCAGCACCTCGAAGCCGCGGGGACCGTATTCCTCCTGCAGCGCCTGGAGGCCCTTGTATTGCGGGGTGAAGCCGCATTTGGAGGCAACGTTGACGATGAGCAGGGCGCGGCCGGCATAGGCAGACAGGCTCTGCTCGGTGCCATTGCCGAGCTTGGCGGTGAAGTCATGGACCGTCGTCACGGAATTCTCCCTCGGTCAGCCGTGGCCCAGCTGCTGCTCCACCAGTCGGGCGAAGCAGCTGGCGCCGATCGGCAGCAGCGCGTCGTTGAAATCATATCGGCCGTGATGCACCGGCACATTGCCGTGCTCGGGCGTCATCTGGCCCAGGAGCATGAAGGCGCCAGGGGCCTTCTCGAGATAATAGGCGAAATCCTCGCCGGCCGTCAGGGAGGGCAGGTTGGTCATGATGAGATCCTCCCCCACCACGTCCCGCGCCGCGGCCTCGAAGGCGGAGGCCTCCTCCACCGTGTTGATGGTGGGCGGGTAGGAGCGGCGGTAGTCGAGGCTGACCTCCACGCCATGGGCGGCGGCGATGCCGTGCACGGTCTGGTGGAACAGCTCATCCATCGCGCGGCGGGTGGCGGGCTTCAGCGTGCGGATGGTGCCGCGCATCAGCACCGTCTCGGGGATCACGATCTGCGAGGTGCCGGCCTGGAACTGGCCGATGGAGAGCACCACCGTCTCATGCGGGTCCATGCGGCGGCTGACCAGGTTCTGGAGCGCCGTGTAGATCTGAACGGCGCAGGGCAGCGGATCGAGGCCGCGATGCGGCTGGGCCGCGTGGCAGCTGCGGCCGGTCAGCGTGAGGTCGAAGTAGTCCACGGCCGCCAGCACCGTGCCGGGGCGGATGGCGGCGGTGCCGAGCGGCAGGTCATAGGCGTTGTGGATGCCATAGACCTGGTCGCAGGGGTATTTCTCGAAGAGGCCGTCGCGCAGCATCTCCGCCGCGCCGGTGAGCCCTTCTTCCGCCGGCTGGAAGATCAGGTGGACGGTGCCGGAGAAATTGCGCGTCTCGGCAAGGTAGCGGGCGGCGCCCAGCAGCATGGTGGTGTGGCCATCATGGCCGCAGGCGTGCATCCGGTTGGGGATGGTGCTGCGATGGGCGAATTCGTTCAGCTCCGGCATGGGCAGCGCGTCCATGTCGGCGCGCAGGCCGAGCGTGCGGTTGCCCGGCCGCTTGCCGCGGATGACGCCGACCACGCCCGTGCGGCCCAGGCCGCGCTCCACCTCGATGCCCCAGGATTCCAGCTTCTCCGCCACGATCCCGCTGGTGCGGACCTCCTCGAAGCCGATCTCCGGATGCGCGTGGAAGTCGCGCCGCCATTCCGTCATCTCGGCGTGGAATTCGGCGATGCGGGGGATGGGCTGCATGGCAGGGTTCCTCAGGCGAAGCGGAAGGCGCCGTTGCTGACGACGACCACGTCGCGCTCGACGACGCGGGCGCGGAAGGCGGCACCGCCGGGACGATGCCAGATTTCCGTGCGGATCGTCTCACCCGGATAGACGGGCGAGGAGAAGCGCAGATCCATCGTGCCGAAGCGCGTGGTGTCGTAGTCGCAGAGGCCCTTCATCAGCGCGTGGCACACGACGCCGAAGGTGCAGAGCCCGTGCAGGATGGGGCGCGGGAAGCCAGCCTTGGTGGCGACTTCGGGGTCGATGTGCAGCGGGTTGTGGTCGCCGTTCAGGCGGTAATACGCCGCCTGCTCGGGGCGCGTGGGCAGGTCGAGAACGAGGTCCGGCATGCCCTCGGCCTCGGGGTGGGGGGGCTTCACCGGGCCCGAGGGGCCGCCAAAGCCGCCATCGCCGCGGGCGAAGGTGGTCATCGCCACCGTGGCGAGCTTCTCGCCGCTCGCGGCGTCACGGATCACGCGCTCGGAATAGATCAGCGCGCCCTTGCCGGCGCCGCGATCCACGAGGCCGGTGACGCGGGAGGTGCCGATGACCTCGCCGCTCACGGGCAGCGGGCGGTGCAGCGTCAGTGACTGCTCGCCATGCACCACGCGCACCCAGTCCACGCCGGTATCCGGCGCCTTGATCCAGAAGCCGGGATAGCCGAGCACCACCGCCATGGAGGGCATGGCGACCAGGCCGGGCTCATAGGTGAAGGGAAGCTGGCGCAGGTCCATCGGGTCCTGACCCAGGCCGATGGAGAGGTTGTAGAGCGCCACATCCTGCCAGCGCAGGCTCTGGCGGATTTCCGGGATGGGATAGGCGAGGAGCTTCTCCGCGACGATCATTCGCCGATCTCCAGCACCGCATCGGCGGCGAAGGCGCCCTCGCCCTCCGGCAGGACGAGCAGCGGGTTGATGTCCACCGAGAGCAGGCGCGGGCCTGCCGCGACGGCGAAGGTGGAGAGGTTGGCCAGCGCCTGGGCCAGGGCCTTCACATCGGCCTTGCGGCGACCGCGCACGCCATCGAGCAGCGGGAAGCCCTTGAGGCTGCGGATCATCGCCTCGGCCTCCGCCACGCCAAAGGGGCAACGGCGGAAGCTTACATCCTTCAGCACCTCGATGAAGATGCCGCCCAGGCCGACCATGGCGACGGGGCCGAAGACCGGATCGCGCAGCAGGCCGAGCGCCATCTCAACCGCGCCCTTGATCTGCTTGGCCACCAGCACGCCCTCGATGCGCGCGCCGGGCGCGCGTTCGGCGGCGCGGGCGAGCAGCGTGGCGAAGCCTTCGCGCACCGCGGCCTCGCTGGCGATATCGAGCAGCACGCCGCCGATCTCGCTCTTGTGCAGGATGTCGGGGCTCAGGATCTTCATCACGACCGGGAAGCCGAATTCCCGCGCGGCGGCGACGGCCGCCTCCACATCGGCACAGGCGCGCTCGGGCACGGCGGGGATGCCGGCGGCGGCCAGGATGCGCTTGCCCTCGGCCTCGGTCGGCGTGGTGGCGGGCAGGCTCACTTGCGGCAGGGCGGGTGCGGGGGGCGTGGCGCGGGCGAAGGCCTCGCCGAAGCGGCCCATGGCGTGCAGGGCGACGACGGCGCGCGTCGGGTCCTCGAAGATGAGGAAGCCGTCCTTCTCATATTCGCGGATCATGTCGCGCGGCGCGATGATGGAGAGCGCCCAGAGACGGTCCTGGTGCTGGTCGGCCACCGCCTTCATCTGCGCGCGCAGCTTGGGCGCGACCGACTTGGAAGCCCCCACCTGGGTGAAGAAGCCGAGGCAGGAGGTATAGCCGCCATCCACCACCATCGCCGTCGCGAATTCGCCGATCAGCTCCGTCTGGTTGATGGCCTGGGCGGTGCAATCCACCGGGTTGCGCGGCGCGCAGAAGGGCACGAAGCCGCGCAGGCGCTCCTGCGCCGGCTGCGGCATCTCGGGCATCTCGAAGCCGATGGATTCCGCGACGTCCGAGATCAGCACGCCCGCGCCGCCCGAGACCGTCACCACGCCCAGCGTGTTGCGCACGGGGTAGATGCGCTTGGTCGCCGCATAGGCGATGTCGAGCAGCTCTTCGGTGTTGCGGGCGCGCACCACGCCGAATTCCTGCAGCACGGCATCGGTCACGGCGTCATCGCCCGCGATGCTGGCGGTGTGCGACTGCGCGGCGGCCTGGCCGAGCGCGCTGCGGCCCACCTTCATCATCACGATGGGCTTGCGGTTGCGGCGCGCGAGGTCGAGTGCGGCCAGGAAGTTCTTGCCCTCGCGAATCCCCTCAGCATAAGCGCAGATCACGTCCACATCGGGGCTTTGCGCCATCCAGCCC
This region of Sediminicoccus rosea genomic DNA includes:
- a CDS encoding transglycosylase domain-containing protein; its protein translation is MLLRAAIILLIWGLLAAGALLIWFTHDMPRADTALTHQRRPSVTLQTAEGGLLGTQGDLYGETLRLRDLPPHLPAALLAIEDRRFHQHFGLDVIGLARAAYANWNAGEVVQGGSTLTQQLAKNLFLSPARSTRRKVQEALMALWLENRFTKDQLLEIYLNRVYLGGGAYGVDAAARLYFGVSARRLTLPQAAILAGLPQAPSRYSPRANPDGAMARARDVLAAMVATGAITAEQMERAVQEMTIPPRPSRNGGWFADWIFEDIPSAFPGSADLVIRTTLDPRWQNAVESRLAALLDQAGREARVGQGAVVVLDANTGAVRAMAGGRDFRRSPFNRATDARRQPGSTFKAMVYLAALEHGASPFDQVSDGPLQMGRWSPSNGHWRTRGSITLDEAFAHSVNTSAVRVMQMGGGPRGVADVAMRLGVNGRFPRDASIALGTGEVKLIDLAAGYAAMVNGGRRITPYGMQRVEAEGRALPVPRTEPAQVISAEAAERMRNMMVSVVRNGTGRAAAMPGLVTGGKTGTTQDYRDAWFMGFVQLPSGPLVIGVWLGNDDNTGMDDVRGGTLPARLFREIIEAARAS
- a CDS encoding DsrE family protein → MNALGLLLISGGHERAHYALMLATAAAALGRPVTLFATNGGCRLLLKAAPLEHDPREAELARAGVATITTLMEAARALEIRRIACEAGLKAEGLEGEELAPGTELAGIVTFLGAVGGGQVISL
- the accD gene encoding acetyl-CoA carboxylase, carboxyltransferase subunit beta, translating into MNWISEWALPKIKTLFGTSREMPDNLWHQCPSCQKMIFQTDLEKNLRVCTHCGHHMRLSAKQRLDATLDEGWQKIELPKAPADPLRFRDQRRYSERLRDAQTKSGMDDAVVVGHGQIEGQRAVVAVFEFAFMGGSMGAGVGEAIVTAARLAVLQDAPLIVFASSGGARMQEGAVSLMQMPRTVIATQMVKDAGLPFIVVLCDPTTGGVTASFAMLGDIQIAEPGALIGFAGARVIEQTVREKLPEGFQRAEYLLEHGILDMVVKRAEMRETLARVIRLLRAAEEAPAAA
- a CDS encoding ABC transporter ATP-binding protein, with product MSTSTTPKIRLRGLQKSFGPKRVLDGVDLDVRAGHSMVLLGGSGSGKSVTIKCILGLVTPDEGLIEVDGQDISKLSRRDRTALRDRIGMLFQNGALFDSLPVWENVCFKLLAQKRITRAAARDKAAEVLAQVGLAASVGDLSPAELSGGMQKRVALARAVASAPDIIFFDEPTTGLDPIMGAVIDGLIVDCVERLGATAFSITHDMASARRIGDDAAMIHKGRIVWTGSAEKLGETGNAMVDQFARGEREGPIQMELRK
- a CDS encoding M20 aminoacylase family protein; this translates as MQPIPRIAEFHAEMTEWRRDFHAHPEIGFEEVRTSGIVAEKLESWGIEVERGLGRTGVVGVIRGKRPGNRTLGLRADMDALPMPELNEFAHRSTIPNRMHACGHDGHTTMLLGAARYLAETRNFSGTVHLIFQPAEEGLTGAAEMLRDGLFEKYPCDQVYGIHNAYDLPLGTAAIRPGTVLAAVDYFDLTLTGRSCHAAQPHRGLDPLPCAVQIYTALQNLVSRRMDPHETVVLSIGQFQAGTSQIVIPETVLMRGTIRTLKPATRRAMDELFHQTVHGIAAAHGVEVSLDYRRSYPPTINTVEEASAFEAAARDVVGEDLIMTNLPSLTAGEDFAYYLEKAPGAFMLLGQMTPEHGNVPVHHGRYDFNDALLPIGASCFARLVEQQLGHG
- a CDS encoding MaoC/PaaZ C-terminal domain-containing protein, with product MIVAEKLLAYPIPEIRQSLRWQDVALYNLSIGLGQDPMDLRQLPFTYEPGLVAMPSMAVVLGYPGFWIKAPDTGVDWVRVVHGEQSLTLHRPLPVSGEVIGTSRVTGLVDRGAGKGALIYSERVIRDAASGEKLATVAMTTFARGDGGFGGPSGPVKPPHPEAEGMPDLVLDLPTRPEQAAYYRLNGDHNPLHIDPEVATKAGFPRPILHGLCTFGVVCHALMKGLCDYDTTRFGTMDLRFSSPVYPGETIRTEIWHRPGGAAFRARVVERDVVVVSNGAFRFA
- a CDS encoding SH3 domain-containing protein, which translates into the protein MHARLTLAAFCVLALAGGAAAQSSLGGQGSVPPPRPATAPAASSTSSASGTTPRPAARPAQGQAQRPAQGQSARPPQARPAQGGTAARPNTAQRQPPTAAQQRQQAQQRRAAAAAAAAAAAAAGAAAAAPPQPAAPPPPEPIPPIGSVTGLPMPRFAALRSNDVNLRVGPDRRFPVEWRYQRADLPVQIIREHDQWRRIRDPDGAEGWLAASNLQPGRRTFIVRGEPSAEIPLRRRAEDSAAPVARLKPGVIGRIRGCEAGSDWCEVQVQDRRGFIKRGEIFGVLPDEEIK
- a CDS encoding HesA/MoeB/ThiF family protein; protein product: MDLDFTEDELHRYSRHILLKEVGAIGQARLRQARVLVVGAGGLGSPLALYLAAAGVGTIGLVDHDHLELSNLQRQVAHSTARIGQHKTDSAAEALRGLNPEVRLELHTRRMDRAAAEELIPQYDVICDGTDNFPTRFLLGDACHLLGKPLVSAAVLRFEGQLSVFRAHEGAPHPCHRCLNPEMPPEGLVPTCSQAGVLGAVVGVMGTLQATEVLKVILGIGEDMSGRLLLWDALDARFRTVKLRRDPACALCGEHASIHDLSAHGP
- a CDS encoding MlaE family ABC transporter permease; this encodes MTRFLDALALIGRGLIGACRTLGDVAIFAAVGVSHLVRPPFHFRQFWRHFVEIAYFSLPVVALTALFTGMVLALQSFTGFSRFNAESAIASVVVLSVTRELGPVLAALMVAGRIGAAMAAEIGTMRVTDQVDALTTLSTDPMKYLVTPRLLAATLAMPLLVIVANILGVLGGFLIGTVKLGFVAQTYLDNTWDVLEVMDVVSGLVKAAVFGFIIALMGSWCGYNSKGGAQGVGQATTAAVVASSILILALDYVITEAFFSR
- a CDS encoding glutathione peroxidase, whose translation is MTTVHDFTAKLGNGTEQSLSAYAGRALLIVNVASKCGFTPQYKGLQALQEEYGPRGFEVLAFPCNQFGAQEPGTDAEIASFCDTSYRVTFPIFSKIAVNGAEAHPLYSFLKKQKGGILGDGIKWNFTKFLVDKQGNVVSRHAPTTKPEALKREIEALL
- a CDS encoding bifunctional folylpolyglutamate synthase/dihydrofolate synthase, which gives rise to MTGATAGRSEAIIERMHALHPKLIDLSLGRLEALLGKLGHPERRLPPVVHVAGTNGKGSTCAFLRAIGEAAGQRVHVYTSPHLVRFHERIRLAGELVGEEALSDALEEVERVNGETPITVFEITTAVALLLFSRVPADLLVLEVGLGGRFDATNVIAAPAATAIASISMDHMDFLGDTIGKIAFEKAGIIKPGVPCATGRQQDEALSVIAARAAELGAPLLARDAAWRMEREGTGHRFTDGQGTILLPELGLRGAHQPDNAGIAIAALRAWKPAWLSEDAIIRGAAAAEWPARMQRLRGRLAPPAPWELWLDGGHNAGAGQALAATLTEFRDRPLHLVIGMKQGKTAAGFMAPILPLASSVTAVAEPGQHLAMTVDDIVAASGGVAKPGPDVRAALTRILAEEAPGRVLICGSLYLAGEVLKLDAAAT